A section of the Kribbella sp. HUAS MG21 genome encodes:
- a CDS encoding ABC transporter substrate-binding protein, producing the protein MTRRLWMNRFSSRICRRSMVGAGALVALALIGTACSPVDPADGDSPGGGQSSAAGQDVFGEAADAAQVKPGGTLTVALSADPDKLDPTLSRSLYSRYVFHTMCEKLYDLGPDAKVVPQLATALPTISSDGLSLSIPLKQGVKFADGGTFDAAAVKTSLNRHLTLAGSARKSELGPITSIETPDPKTVVIKLSKPFAPLTAALADRAGMVLSPAAVAKLGANFSTAPVCVGPFKFASRVAQNSIKVVKDPQYYDAAKVHLDSIEYRIITDSSIRSANLKSGDAQVADSLSTQDAPTLQKDDTVSVLQSQSLGYQGLTINIGNANGIGNPLKQLDTPIAKDPKVRQALALSIDREALVKSIFNGLNTVACSPVSPKSEFTSDAAQVCPAHDPAKAKQLLADAGVSTPYKVEMITSNNPDSLRLAQALQGMVKEGGFELVIKPVEYAALLDQQDRGDFELLQLGWSGRVDPDANIYNFIGSTGSQNVSGYSSPEVDKLLTDARQATDKAERIKLYGEVVSKLQQDDPIIYLYRQRNLTGVSKKLLGIQVYPDGVIRTAFAGFAK; encoded by the coding sequence ATGACTCGTCGACTGTGGATGAACCGTTTCAGCTCACGGATCTGCCGCCGGAGCATGGTCGGGGCCGGCGCCCTCGTGGCGCTGGCCCTGATCGGGACCGCGTGCTCACCGGTCGATCCGGCCGACGGCGACTCGCCGGGCGGCGGCCAGTCCTCGGCGGCCGGGCAGGACGTGTTCGGCGAGGCGGCCGACGCGGCGCAGGTGAAGCCGGGCGGCACGCTGACCGTGGCGCTCTCGGCCGACCCCGACAAGCTCGACCCGACGCTGTCCCGCAGCCTGTACTCGCGCTACGTCTTCCACACGATGTGCGAGAAGCTGTACGACCTCGGCCCGGACGCCAAGGTCGTCCCGCAGCTGGCGACCGCGCTGCCGACGATCTCGTCCGACGGGCTCAGCCTGAGCATCCCGCTCAAGCAGGGCGTGAAGTTCGCCGACGGCGGCACGTTCGACGCGGCCGCGGTGAAGACCTCCCTGAACCGCCACCTCACGCTCGCCGGCTCCGCCCGGAAGAGCGAACTCGGCCCGATCACCTCGATCGAGACCCCGGACCCGAAAACGGTGGTCATCAAGCTCTCGAAACCGTTCGCCCCGCTGACCGCCGCGCTCGCCGACCGCGCCGGCATGGTGCTCAGCCCGGCCGCGGTCGCGAAGCTCGGCGCGAACTTCTCCACCGCGCCGGTCTGCGTCGGCCCGTTCAAGTTCGCCAGCCGGGTCGCGCAGAACTCGATCAAGGTCGTCAAGGACCCGCAGTACTACGACGCCGCGAAGGTGCACCTGGACAGCATCGAGTACCGGATCATCACCGACTCCAGCATCCGCTCGGCGAACCTGAAGTCCGGTGACGCCCAGGTCGCGGACTCGCTGTCCACGCAGGACGCGCCGACGCTGCAGAAGGACGACACGGTGAGCGTGCTGCAGTCGCAGTCACTCGGGTATCAGGGCCTGACGATCAACATCGGCAACGCGAACGGCATCGGCAACCCGCTGAAGCAGCTGGACACCCCGATCGCCAAGGACCCGAAGGTGCGGCAGGCGCTGGCGTTGTCCATCGACCGCGAGGCACTCGTGAAGTCGATCTTCAACGGGCTCAACACGGTGGCCTGCTCGCCGGTGTCGCCGAAGAGCGAGTTCACCTCCGACGCGGCGCAGGTCTGCCCGGCGCACGATCCCGCGAAGGCCAAGCAACTCCTGGCCGACGCTGGGGTGAGTACGCCGTACAAGGTCGAGATGATCACCTCGAACAACCCGGACAGCCTCCGGCTCGCGCAGGCGCTGCAGGGCATGGTGAAGGAGGGCGGATTCGAGCTCGTCATCAAGCCGGTCGAGTACGCCGCCCTGCTCGACCAGCAGGACCGCGGCGACTTCGAGCTGCTACAGCTCGGCTGGTCCGGACGCGTCGACCCGGACGCGAACATCTACAACTTCATCGGCAGCACCGGCAGCCAGAACGTGTCCGGCTACAGCAGCCCCGAGGTCGACAAGCTGCTCACCGACGCGCGCCAGGCGACCGACAAGGCCGAGCGGATCAAGCTGTACGGCGAAGTGGTCAGCAAGCTGCAGCAGGACGACCCGATCATCTACCTGTACCGCCAGCGCAACCTGACCGGCGTCTCGAAGAAGCTCCTCGGCATCCAGGTCTACCCGGACGGCGTGATCCGGACCGCCTTCGCAGGGTTCGCGAAGTGA
- a CDS encoding N-acetyltransferase, which yields MSITWTTRVETPSDLETIRTITREAFGREFEVGYVDAHRADPVAWIPGLLYVATTPDDTPVAYAMLTRCHVGGVPVLSLGPVATVPQYQGQGAGGAAIEAALAAARDRGERAVVVLGHAEYYPRFGFRQATGFGIRHPEYDGPYLMALALGEHAVPAGDLVYPLTF from the coding sequence TTGTCCATCACCTGGACCACCCGCGTCGAGACGCCGTCCGACCTGGAAACCATCCGCACCATCACCCGCGAGGCCTTCGGCCGTGAGTTCGAGGTCGGCTACGTCGACGCCCACCGCGCCGATCCGGTCGCGTGGATCCCGGGCCTGCTGTACGTCGCCACCACGCCGGACGACACGCCCGTCGCCTACGCGATGCTGACCCGCTGCCACGTCGGCGGCGTACCGGTCCTGTCGCTCGGACCGGTCGCCACGGTCCCGCAGTACCAGGGCCAAGGAGCCGGCGGCGCCGCGATCGAGGCCGCCTTGGCGGCGGCTCGTGATCGCGGCGAGCGGGCCGTCGTCGTGCTCGGACACGCGGAGTACTACCCGCGGTTCGGGTTCCGGCAGGCGACCGGGTTCGGCATCCGTCATCCGGAGTACGACGGCCCGTACCTGATGGCGCTCGCGCTCGGCGAGCACGCCGTACCGGCTGGGGACCTGGTCTACCCGCTGACGTTCTGA
- a CDS encoding DUF4232 domain-containing protein, which translates to MGAGAVAALLTTAACGSGDAAADGSKPSDQRSASAPASSPAPSSPMPSASISQSKGTPSAPAQATTSKTTTAKTTGDDSGVVDLCTMADLSFTVTNYDAPGEPVRHLMLVATNKGTEKCDVQSFPDVTLGNAKRPAPPKQGTDPQEPITLAPGEKAYAGVLATGGQMDTYPVTFMTVGLGSPGGEAEPEKPVRVRMPVTSFDADDGQRVTYWAGTEGLAMRPITQS; encoded by the coding sequence GTGGGAGCGGGTGCGGTCGCCGCGCTTCTGACGACCGCCGCCTGCGGCTCGGGCGACGCGGCCGCGGACGGCAGCAAGCCTTCGGACCAGCGCAGCGCATCGGCTCCCGCGAGCAGCCCGGCGCCGTCGAGCCCGATGCCTTCGGCAAGCATCTCGCAGAGCAAGGGCACGCCGTCGGCACCGGCGCAAGCGACGACCTCGAAGACGACGACGGCGAAGACGACCGGCGACGACTCCGGCGTCGTCGACCTGTGCACCATGGCGGACCTGAGTTTCACCGTCACGAACTACGACGCACCGGGAGAACCGGTGCGGCACTTGATGCTCGTGGCAACCAACAAGGGGACCGAGAAATGCGACGTGCAGAGCTTCCCGGACGTGACACTCGGCAACGCCAAGCGCCCGGCCCCGCCCAAGCAGGGGACCGACCCGCAGGAGCCGATCACCCTCGCCCCCGGCGAGAAGGCGTACGCCGGTGTGCTCGCCACCGGCGGCCAGATGGACACGTACCCCGTGACCTTCATGACGGTCGGCCTCGGCAGCCCCGGCGGCGAGGCCGAGCCGGAGAAGCCGGTCCGGGTGAGGATGCCCGTCACCTCGTTCGACGCCGACGACGGCCAGCGGGTCACCTACTGGGCCGGCACCGAGGGCCTCGCCATGCGCCCTATCACCCAGTCCTGA
- a CDS encoding SWIM zinc finger family protein produces the protein MTEARGFPAFAAQRRSTRGRSWWGKAWVQAMEDTSLDSDQLRRGRRYANSGQVGTITISPGRIAATVYAPEDTYESVVRVDELSDDDWQRFREQVASRAGHIAALLDGEMPHDLVEAAADAGVALLPGIGDLDPSCTCDAWELPCQHAAALCYQVAWLLDADPFVLLLLRGRTREDLLEELQASSSQPVETGVSVADVLAGAPTELPDPPQLPAKVSLDELPVAGIEPPDGIGPQVLQLLVLDAARRARSILNALLHGTPEPLPLDEWQDAVRLGTDFPELVAPLTEATGRDLAPGIQAWRYGGAPGLDVLEHTWTPDAAELNRARTELLAADDDLTISTSANRLTLGPDTQLRLDRQGRWHPYRLVDDTWIPAGPPSKDPLVVEW, from the coding sequence ATGACCGAAGCACGAGGTTTCCCGGCGTTCGCGGCACAGCGGCGGAGTACGCGGGGGCGGTCCTGGTGGGGCAAGGCGTGGGTGCAGGCGATGGAGGACACGTCGCTGGACTCGGACCAGCTCCGCAGAGGGCGGCGGTATGCGAACTCGGGCCAGGTCGGCACGATCACGATCAGCCCGGGCCGGATCGCCGCGACCGTCTACGCCCCCGAGGACACCTACGAGTCCGTGGTCCGGGTCGACGAGCTGAGCGACGACGACTGGCAACGGTTCCGCGAACAGGTGGCCTCCCGCGCGGGTCACATCGCGGCGCTGCTGGACGGCGAGATGCCGCACGACCTGGTCGAGGCCGCCGCGGACGCAGGTGTCGCGCTACTGCCCGGCATCGGCGACCTCGACCCCAGCTGTACCTGCGACGCCTGGGAACTCCCCTGCCAGCACGCGGCCGCCCTCTGCTACCAGGTGGCGTGGCTCCTCGACGCGGACCCGTTCGTCCTCCTGCTCCTCCGCGGCCGCACCCGTGAGGATCTCCTGGAGGAGCTGCAAGCCTCGTCGTCCCAGCCTGTCGAAACCGGCGTCTCTGTCGCCGACGTACTCGCCGGCGCGCCCACAGAGCTGCCCGACCCGCCGCAGCTTCCCGCGAAGGTCAGCCTCGACGAGCTGCCTGTCGCGGGGATCGAACCGCCCGACGGCATCGGGCCCCAGGTCCTGCAGCTGCTCGTGCTCGACGCCGCCCGCCGGGCGCGCTCGATCCTGAACGCGCTGCTACACGGCACACCCGAGCCGCTACCGCTCGACGAGTGGCAGGACGCCGTACGCCTGGGGACCGACTTCCCGGAACTCGTTGCCCCGCTGACCGAGGCCACCGGACGGGACCTTGCCCCCGGCATCCAAGCCTGGCGGTACGGCGGTGCGCCCGGTCTCGACGTACTGGAGCACACCTGGACGCCCGACGCCGCCGAGCTCAACCGCGCGCGGACCGAGCTACTCGCGGCCGACGACGACCTGACGATCAGCACGTCAGCGAACCGGTTGACGCTCGGCCCCGATACCCAGCTCCGGCTGGATCGTCAGGGCCGCTGGCATCCGTACCGGCTCGTCGACGACACCTGGATCCCGGCCGGCCCGCCGTCCAAGGATCCGCTGGTCGTCGAGTGGTAG
- a CDS encoding DEAD/DEAH box helicase: protein MQSPGHELADHAVLFRPADPPRTSRVAFWNPHGGPLPLGIGEHVDLEILTDDPAGGGADGAPGAREAGGVTGLLVGSGRLRRVRAIELPVAEAVPILGRMRRAMAAHPSAAFWGGASLVALQLVARGKLLPGVSPAGHDAWRVGPLDPDDVTRLLDLAEAMPPSARALPRTTQPASTTQPVSTTQAVSSRQAVSAMQAGGGEVRLPVAEELLREFLDAVADGMPRSPAAGKAHRTEVFAAKAPQRVERLRGWADEVSAGLDSGVRISLRVELADSLAFSAVVQLHSLKDPTLVRDAYDVWSEDVPGFGPRARIDATLAIRRAARVWAPLGQLLESAVPSRMELADEEVAGLLAGAAQRLAAAGVELHWPRSLGRALTARAAITSADGPPSDLPSFFQGDKTLDFSWQVAVGDDPLTAEELDQLAEATRPVVRLRDQWMLIDPELARKARERILKPVTAIDALGAALTGTTEVDGRQVTVTPAKWLDDLRARIADPDRADEPIEAPPGLQATLRDYQLRGLRWLSRMTSLGLGGCLADDMGLGKTITLISLHLHRQQSEDTAGPTLVVFPASLLGNWEREIQRFAPGTPVRRFHGTARSLDEAQEGFVLTTYGTLRRDAARLAGHPWALVVADEAQHVKNPSSGTAKALRTVPSKARVALTGTPVENNLSELWAILDWTTPGLLGRLGTFRSQWATPIEADKDEEVAARLAKLVRPFLLRRKKSDPGIAPELPPKTETDQPVSLTREQVVLYEATVRELMDEVRASDKMARRGLIVKLLTGLKQICNHPAQYLKEPGDARLTGRSGKLELLDELLDTIIAEDGAVLVFTQYVAMARLLERHLAQRGVASQLLHGGTPVARREEMVDKFQAGEVRVFLLSLKAAGTGLNLTRADHVVHYDRWWNPAVEDQATDRAYRIGQTRPVQVHRLIAEGTIEDRIAAMLSSKRELAEAVLAGGEAALTELSDAELADLVELRATAPRSTSGGGAR, encoded by the coding sequence TTGCAGTCCCCAGGCCACGAGCTGGCCGACCACGCCGTACTCTTCCGCCCCGCCGACCCACCCCGCACCAGCCGAGTAGCCTTCTGGAACCCGCACGGCGGCCCCCTCCCCCTAGGCATCGGCGAACACGTCGACCTCGAAATCCTCACGGACGACCCGGCTGGTGGGGGCGCGGACGGCGCACCGGGGGCTCGTGAGGCTGGCGGGGTCACGGGGCTGTTGGTTGGCAGCGGGCGGTTGCGGAGGGTGCGGGCGATCGAGTTGCCGGTTGCGGAGGCGGTGCCGATTCTGGGGCGGATGCGGCGGGCGATGGCGGCGCATCCGTCGGCCGCCTTCTGGGGCGGGGCTTCGCTGGTCGCGTTGCAGCTGGTTGCGCGCGGCAAGCTTCTGCCCGGCGTCTCCCCCGCCGGACACGACGCCTGGCGGGTCGGCCCCCTCGACCCGGACGACGTCACCCGCCTCCTCGACCTCGCCGAAGCCATGCCACCGTCCGCCCGGGCGCTCCCTCGCACCACCCAGCCGGCAAGCACCACCCAGCCGGTCAGCACCACCCAAGCGGTCAGCTCCAGGCAAGCGGTCAGCGCCATGCAGGCTGGTGGTGGGGAGGTGCGGTTGCCTGTCGCTGAGGAGCTGTTGCGGGAGTTTTTGGATGCGGTGGCTGATGGGATGCCTCGGTCGCCGGCGGCGGGCAAGGCGCATCGGACCGAGGTGTTCGCGGCGAAGGCGCCTCAGCGGGTGGAGCGGTTGCGGGGGTGGGCGGACGAGGTGTCCGCGGGGCTCGACAGCGGGGTGCGGATCTCGTTGCGGGTCGAGTTGGCGGACTCGTTGGCGTTCAGTGCCGTTGTGCAGTTGCACAGTCTGAAGGATCCGACGTTGGTGCGCGATGCGTACGACGTGTGGTCCGAGGACGTCCCGGGGTTCGGGCCGCGGGCGCGGATCGATGCGACGCTCGCGATCCGGCGCGCGGCACGCGTCTGGGCTCCGCTCGGGCAGTTGCTCGAGTCCGCAGTGCCCAGCCGGATGGAGTTGGCTGACGAGGAGGTAGCTGGCCTGCTAGCCGGCGCGGCGCAGCGGCTGGCGGCGGCCGGTGTCGAGCTGCACTGGCCGCGCAGTCTCGGCCGCGCGCTGACCGCCCGCGCGGCGATCACCAGCGCGGACGGACCACCCAGCGATCTCCCGAGCTTCTTCCAAGGCGACAAGACCCTCGACTTCAGCTGGCAAGTTGCCGTCGGCGACGATCCGTTGACCGCGGAGGAGCTCGACCAACTCGCGGAAGCAACTCGACCCGTCGTACGACTCCGCGACCAGTGGATGCTCATCGACCCCGAGCTTGCCCGCAAGGCTCGCGAACGCATCCTCAAACCCGTCACCGCCATCGACGCCCTCGGCGCCGCCCTCACCGGTACCACCGAGGTCGACGGCCGCCAGGTGACCGTGACCCCGGCGAAGTGGCTCGACGACCTCCGCGCCCGCATCGCCGATCCCGACCGCGCCGACGAGCCGATCGAGGCCCCGCCCGGCCTCCAGGCCACTCTCCGCGACTACCAGTTGCGCGGCCTGCGCTGGCTGTCCCGGATGACGTCGCTCGGTCTCGGCGGCTGCCTGGCCGACGACATGGGTCTCGGCAAGACCATCACGCTCATCTCCCTGCACCTGCACCGCCAGCAGTCCGAGGACACGGCCGGCCCGACCCTGGTCGTCTTCCCGGCGTCCCTGCTCGGCAACTGGGAGCGCGAGATCCAGCGCTTTGCCCCCGGAACCCCGGTACGGCGCTTCCACGGCACGGCCCGCTCGCTCGACGAAGCGCAGGAAGGTTTCGTGCTGACGACGTACGGCACCCTCCGCCGCGACGCCGCCCGGCTGGCCGGGCACCCGTGGGCGCTCGTGGTGGCGGACGAGGCGCAGCACGTGAAGAACCCGTCGTCCGGTACGGCGAAGGCGCTGCGGACCGTGCCGTCCAAGGCGCGCGTCGCACTCACCGGTACTCCCGTGGAGAACAACCTGTCCGAGCTCTGGGCGATCCTCGACTGGACCACTCCCGGCCTGCTTGGCCGGCTCGGGACGTTCCGGAGTCAGTGGGCGACGCCGATCGAGGCGGACAAGGACGAGGAGGTCGCGGCCCGGCTGGCGAAACTCGTCCGCCCGTTCCTGCTCCGGCGGAAGAAGTCCGACCCGGGTATCGCGCCGGAGTTGCCGCCGAAGACCGAGACGGACCAGCCGGTCTCGCTGACCCGCGAGCAGGTGGTGTTGTACGAGGCAACGGTTCGCGAGCTGATGGACGAGGTCCGCGCGAGCGACAAGATGGCGCGCCGCGGGCTGATCGTGAAGCTGCTGACCGGCCTCAAGCAGATCTGCAACCACCCCGCGCAGTACCTGAAGGAGCCCGGCGACGCCCGGCTCACCGGCCGGTCCGGCAAGCTGGAGCTGCTGGACGAGCTGCTGGACACGATCATCGCCGAGGACGGCGCGGTGCTGGTGTTCACGCAGTACGTCGCGATGGCGCGCCTGCTCGAGCGGCACCTGGCGCAGCGTGGTGTCGCGAGCCAGCTGCTGCACGGCGGGACGCCGGTCGCCCGGCGTGAGGAGATGGTGGACAAGTTCCAAGCGGGCGAGGTCCGCGTCTTCCTGCTGTCGCTCAAGGCTGCCGGGACCGGGCTCAACCTGACCCGGGCCGATCATGTCGTGCACTACGACCGCTGGTGGAATCCGGCGGTCGAGGACCAAGCCACCGACCGTGCGTACCGGATCGGGCAGACCCGCCCGGTCCAGGTGCACCGGCTGATTGCCGAGGGCACCATCGAGGACCGGATCGCCGCGATGCTGAGCAGCAAACGCGAACTGGCGGAGGCGGTCCTGGCCGGTGGCGAGGCGGCGCTGACCGAGCTGTCCGACGCCGAGCTCGCGGACCTGGTCGAGCTCCGGGCTACGGCGCCCCGGAGCACCTCGGGCGGAGGTGCGCGATGA
- a CDS encoding ABC transporter ATP-binding protein → MTAWNSLYHAMHAQDEKRPFSRATLRRILAFARPHRTHLVWFLVLSIGAAVLAVATPVLAGRVVDAIVGGRPFDVVLRLSLLIAAIAIAEAGLSMLTRWLSARIGEGLILDLRTAVFDHIQRMPIAFFTRTRTGALVSRLNNDVIGAQRAFSDTLSGVVSNLVMLLLTLVVMLRVSWQITLLALVILPIFVVPARRIGTRLAALEREAANYNATMSTQMTERFSAPGATLVKLFGRPARESAEFAIRARRVRDIGVRTAMVQWIFVTSLTLVSALALAVVYGLGGFYALRDQLDAGAVVAMALLLTRLYSPLTALASARLEVMTALVSFERVFEVLDLEPLIKDKPDAGRVPDGPVAVEFDRVKFAYPSADKVSLASLEEVAKLDTRGGVEVLHDISFRAEPGQMVALVGSSGAGKSTIAQLIPRLYDVDSGAVRLAGVDVREVSAESLRDTLGMVTQDGHLFHDSIRENLLLARPEAAEADLWDALERARLGDLIRSLPDQLDTVVGERGYRLSGGERQRLTIARLLLAQPRVVILDEATAALDSTNEAAVQAALTEALSGRTAVVIAHRLSTIRAADQILVIEDGRIVERGRHADLLAAGGRYEELYRTQFDQPGATDEAVPV, encoded by the coding sequence ATGACCGCGTGGAACTCGCTGTACCACGCGATGCACGCCCAAGACGAGAAGCGACCGTTCTCCCGCGCGACCCTGCGCCGCATCCTGGCGTTCGCCCGTCCGCACCGGACGCATCTCGTGTGGTTCCTGGTGCTGAGCATCGGCGCCGCGGTGCTCGCGGTGGCGACCCCGGTGCTTGCCGGGCGGGTGGTCGACGCGATCGTCGGCGGGCGGCCGTTCGACGTCGTCCTGCGGCTCTCGCTGCTGATCGCGGCGATCGCGATCGCCGAGGCCGGGCTCAGCATGCTGACACGGTGGCTGTCGGCGCGGATCGGTGAAGGGCTGATCCTCGACCTGCGGACGGCCGTGTTCGACCACATCCAGCGGATGCCGATCGCCTTCTTCACCCGGACCCGGACGGGCGCGCTGGTCTCCCGGCTGAACAACGACGTCATCGGGGCGCAGCGCGCGTTCAGCGACACGCTGTCGGGCGTCGTGAGCAACCTGGTGATGTTGCTGCTCACGCTCGTGGTGATGCTGCGGGTCTCCTGGCAGATCACGCTGCTCGCGCTGGTGATCCTGCCGATCTTCGTCGTACCGGCGCGCCGGATCGGGACCCGGCTGGCGGCCCTGGAGCGCGAGGCCGCGAACTACAACGCCACGATGAGCACGCAGATGACCGAGCGGTTCTCGGCGCCGGGCGCGACGCTGGTGAAGCTGTTCGGGCGGCCGGCGCGCGAGTCGGCCGAGTTCGCGATCCGGGCGCGGCGGGTGCGGGACATCGGCGTACGGACGGCGATGGTGCAGTGGATCTTCGTGACCTCGCTGACGCTGGTGTCGGCGCTCGCGCTGGCCGTCGTCTACGGGCTGGGTGGGTTCTACGCGCTGCGCGACCAGTTGGACGCGGGTGCGGTGGTGGCGATGGCGTTGCTGCTGACCCGGCTGTACTCGCCGCTGACCGCGCTCGCGAGTGCGCGGCTCGAGGTGATGACGGCGCTGGTGAGCTTCGAGCGGGTCTTCGAGGTGCTGGACCTGGAGCCGCTGATCAAGGACAAGCCGGACGCGGGGCGGGTGCCGGACGGGCCGGTCGCGGTCGAGTTCGACCGGGTGAAGTTCGCCTACCCGTCGGCGGACAAGGTGTCGCTGGCCTCGCTGGAGGAGGTCGCGAAACTGGACACGCGCGGCGGGGTCGAGGTGCTGCACGACATCTCGTTCCGTGCTGAGCCCGGGCAGATGGTCGCGCTGGTCGGCTCGTCCGGTGCCGGGAAGTCGACGATCGCGCAGCTGATCCCGCGGCTGTACGACGTGGATTCCGGGGCGGTGCGGCTGGCCGGGGTCGACGTACGCGAGGTATCGGCGGAGTCGTTGCGGGACACGCTCGGCATGGTGACGCAGGACGGGCACCTGTTCCACGACTCGATCCGGGAGAACCTGCTGCTCGCGCGCCCGGAGGCCGCGGAGGCGGACCTGTGGGACGCGTTGGAGCGGGCGCGGCTGGGTGATCTGATCCGGTCGCTGCCGGATCAGCTCGACACGGTGGTCGGTGAGCGCGGGTACCGGTTGTCGGGTGGCGAGCGACAGCGGCTGACCATCGCGCGGTTGCTGCTCGCGCAGCCGCGGGTGGTGATCCTCGACGAGGCGACCGCGGCCCTGGACTCGACCAACGAGGCCGCCGTCCAGGCGGCGCTCACGGAGGCGCTGTCCGGCCGTACGGCGGTCGTCATCGCGCACCGCCTGTCGACGATCCGCGCCGCCGACCAGATCCTGGTCATCGAAGACGGCCGCATCGTCGAACGCGGCCGCCACGCCGACCTCCTCGCTGCCGGAGGCCGCTACGAGGAGCTCTACCGCACCCAGTTCGACCAGCCCGGTGCCACCGACGAGGCAGTCCCGGTCTGA